A single genomic interval of uncultured Desulfobulbus sp. harbors:
- a CDS encoding 2-oxoacid:acceptor oxidoreductase subunit alpha: MKSAVLTGEHYITGDVACAEGAIAAGCKFFGAYPITPATEIAEHMAERLPEIGGTFIQMEDEIAAIASILGAAWTGVKSMTATSGPGFSLMMENLGLGVCTETPCVIVNVQRTGPSTGLPTQTGQGDMMQARWGSHGDYELIALAPSSPQDCFYQTIRAFNLSEKYRVPVLIMADEIVGHMSEKVVIPEANKIHLVDRPKPSGRKDRFRLYEPGPNGVAPMPAIGDGYNIHVTGLTHDERGYPAMTVEAQEEMMNRIKGKIRNNLDDIIETESYRMEDADIVIVSYGVSVRTGLSAVDQAREKGYKAGLLRLVTVWPFPEAMIREIAQRVKGFVTVEINLGQVHYEVERCAGGQAKAVLVGSAGGKIIHPEKVLARIEEEF, encoded by the coding sequence ATGAAATCAGCTGTTCTCACCGGTGAACATTATATCACCGGCGACGTCGCCTGCGCCGAAGGCGCCATTGCCGCCGGGTGTAAATTTTTCGGCGCCTATCCGATTACCCCGGCCACCGAGATTGCCGAACACATGGCTGAGCGGTTGCCCGAGATCGGTGGTACCTTCATCCAGATGGAAGACGAGATCGCGGCCATTGCCTCCATCCTCGGCGCCGCCTGGACCGGGGTGAAGTCCATGACCGCCACCTCCGGTCCTGGATTCAGCCTGATGATGGAAAATCTCGGTCTCGGCGTCTGCACAGAAACCCCCTGTGTGATCGTCAATGTACAGCGGACCGGACCTTCCACCGGCCTGCCGACCCAGACAGGGCAGGGCGACATGATGCAGGCCCGCTGGGGATCGCACGGTGACTACGAGCTGATTGCCCTGGCCCCTTCGTCGCCGCAGGACTGCTTTTACCAGACCATCCGCGCCTTCAACCTCAGTGAAAAATACCGGGTCCCGGTGCTGATCATGGCCGATGAGATCGTCGGCCACATGAGCGAGAAGGTGGTCATCCCGGAGGCGAATAAGATTCACCTCGTCGATCGCCCCAAACCAAGTGGCCGCAAGGATCGGTTTCGCCTCTACGAGCCAGGCCCCAATGGAGTCGCCCCCATGCCCGCCATCGGTGATGGCTACAATATCCATGTCACCGGGTTGACCCACGACGAGCGCGGCTATCCGGCCATGACCGTCGAGGCGCAGGAAGAGATGATGAACCGCATCAAGGGCAAGATTCGCAACAACCTCGACGACATCATCGAGACCGAGTCCTACCGCATGGAGGACGCCGATATCGTCATCGTCAGTTACGGCGTTTCCGTACGCACCGGTCTATCCGCGGTCGATCAGGCACGGGAAAAGGGCTACAAGGCCGGTCTGCTGCGATTGGTCACGGTCTGGCCTTTTCCGGAGGCAATGATTCGGGAAATTGCCCAACGGGTCAAGGGGTTCGTCACCGTCGAAATCAATCTCGGCCAGGTCCACTACGAGGTGGAGCGGTGTGCCGGCGGCCAGGCCAAGGCCGTGCTGGTCGGCAGCGCCGGC
- a CDS encoding ferredoxin family protein, whose protein sequence is MAFWRVPLDAQEIQVTRGTVCIIDDRCKGCGYCIEFCPKDILQFSNKFNRKGYHPPVVTKQGECVNCHYCEIICPEFAIFSVETEPTAIQK, encoded by the coding sequence ATGGCTTTTTGGCGAGTACCTCTTGATGCCCAGGAGATACAGGTCACTCGGGGAACGGTGTGTATCATCGATGATCGGTGCAAAGGCTGCGGCTACTGCATTGAATTCTGCCCCAAGGACATCCTCCAGTTTTCCAATAAATTCAACCGAAAGGGCTACCACCCCCCCGTGGTCACAAAGCAGGGTGAATGTGTCAACTGCCACTACTGCGAAATCATCTGCCCCGAATTTGCCATTTTTTCGGTGGAAACAGAGCCCACGGCCATCCAGAAATAA